From Deltaproteobacteria bacterium, a single genomic window includes:
- a CDS encoding ATP-dependent RecD-like DNA helicase has translation MPELTGRVAAITFHNEENLFTIARLDTEDEGLVPLLGNMGRLDVGESLRVTGEWESHPRFGRQFKVKSFQVIMPATADGIREYLGSGLIRGLGPSLAERIVNKFGDKTLDVMDENPSLLLKVKGIGENKLALMMEDWKAKKSQRETLVFLTGQGITPGYAGRIMATYGDETISVLRQNPYRLALEVSGIGFVTADAIGRKLGIPKDAPVRMEAGIFHALSQAAGNGHFYLPETDLYDSAARLVDAEVSVVAEAANRLILKGKIIADPLPEAGRAVYLPTFHAVETGLARRLAAFLSVPEHRADTDKNRLLEEVNRRMAIELSPGQLDVLARAVSCRFGVITGGPGTGKTTLVNSIAHVCDGMGKRIRMAAPTGRAAKRLSEVTKREAVTIHRLLAYDPIHEVFTKNEENPLEADIFIIDEASMVDAFLMHHFMKAVPMSASVLLVGDVSQLPPVGPGNALKDIMASGRVPVFELTEIFRQAEKSLIVQNAHRVNAGKSVITLPADRNPDFFHIEEDDPERMVKTVIQLCSERIPKAFGLDPVNDIQVLTPMHKGAAGTLALNAALQAVLNPDGELLEKMSRSFKVGDKVMQLRNNYQKEIYNGDIGVITGIDREDAALTVRFDTGFARYDFSELDELSLAYATSVHKSQGSEYPAVVLLLSTSHYVMLQRNLLYTGITRARKLLVLVGGKKAVSVAISNDHQARRLTRLCERLQDNRDLVYEEPS, from the coding sequence ATGCCCGAACTGACAGGCCGGGTTGCGGCCATCACCTTTCACAACGAGGAAAACCTCTTCACCATAGCCCGCCTGGATACCGAAGACGAGGGCCTGGTGCCCCTTCTGGGCAACATGGGGCGGCTGGACGTGGGGGAAAGCCTTCGGGTGACGGGCGAGTGGGAGAGCCATCCGCGATTCGGGCGGCAGTTTAAGGTCAAAAGCTTCCAGGTCATCATGCCAGCCACCGCCGACGGCATACGGGAATACCTGGGCTCCGGCCTCATCAGGGGCCTTGGCCCCTCTTTGGCCGAACGCATCGTCAACAAGTTCGGGGACAAGACCCTTGACGTGATGGATGAAAATCCGTCGCTGCTTCTAAAGGTGAAGGGCATAGGCGAAAACAAGCTGGCCCTTATGATGGAGGACTGGAAGGCCAAAAAAAGCCAGAGGGAGACCCTGGTTTTCCTCACCGGCCAGGGCATCACTCCAGGCTACGCGGGCCGCATAATGGCCACCTACGGCGATGAAACCATCTCGGTCCTTCGCCAGAACCCCTACAGGCTGGCCCTGGAGGTTTCGGGGATAGGCTTTGTCACCGCCGACGCCATAGGCCGCAAGCTCGGCATTCCCAAGGACGCGCCCGTGCGCATGGAGGCGGGCATCTTCCACGCCCTTTCCCAGGCAGCCGGAAACGGCCATTTCTACCTTCCGGAAACCGACCTCTACGATTCCGCCGCCCGCCTTGTGGACGCCGAAGTAAGCGTCGTGGCCGAGGCCGCCAACCGCCTGATACTCAAAGGCAAAATTATAGCCGACCCCCTGCCGGAGGCCGGGCGCGCCGTTTACCTGCCCACCTTCCACGCCGTGGAAACCGGCCTTGCCCGCCGCCTCGCCGCCTTTCTCTCAGTGCCCGAACACAGGGCGGATACCGATAAAAACCGGCTCCTGGAAGAGGTCAACCGCCGCATGGCCATAGAGCTTTCACCGGGCCAGCTGGACGTCCTGGCCCGCGCTGTTTCATGCCGTTTCGGCGTTATAACGGGCGGCCCCGGAACGGGCAAGACTACGCTTGTGAATTCCATAGCTCACGTCTGCGACGGAATGGGGAAAAGGATCCGCATGGCCGCCCCCACGGGCCGGGCCGCCAAGCGCTTGAGCGAGGTCACCAAAAGGGAGGCCGTCACCATCCACAGGCTCCTGGCCTACGACCCCATCCACGAGGTTTTCACCAAGAACGAGGAAAACCCCCTTGAGGCCGACATCTTCATAATCGACGAAGCCTCCATGGTGGACGCCTTTCTGATGCACCACTTCATGAAGGCCGTGCCCATGAGCGCCTCGGTGCTTCTGGTGGGCGACGTAAGCCAGCTTCCGCCGGTGGGGCCGGGCAACGCCTTAAAGGACATCATGGCCTCCGGCAGGGTTCCGGTTTTCGAGCTTACGGAAATTTTCCGCCAGGCGGAAAAAAGCCTCATCGTTCAGAACGCCCACAGGGTGAACGCGGGAAAATCCGTAATAACACTGCCCGCCGACCGGAACCCGGATTTTTTCCACATAGAGGAGGACGACCCGGAGCGCATGGTGAAAACCGTGATCCAGCTATGCTCCGAGCGCATCCCCAAGGCCTTCGGGCTGGACCCGGTAAACGACATCCAGGTCTTGACCCCCATGCACAAGGGGGCCGCCGGAACCCTGGCCCTGAACGCAGCCCTCCAGGCCGTTTTAAACCCCGATGGCGAGCTTCTGGAAAAGATGAGCCGGTCGTTTAAAGTGGGCGACAAGGTGATGCAGCTAAGGAACAACTACCAGAAGGAAATCTACAACGGCGACATCGGGGTGATAACCGGCATAGACCGGGAGGACGCGGCGCTGACGGTGCGCTTCGACACCGGCTTTGCCCGCTACGATTTTTCCGAGCTGGACGAGCTCTCCCTGGCCTACGCCACAAGCGTCCACAAGTCCCAGGGCTCGGAGTATCCGGCGGTGGTATTGTTGCTGTCAACAAGCCATTATGTTATGCTTCAGAGAAATCTCCTGTACACCGGCATCACGCGGGCGCGCAAGCTCCTGGTGCTGGTGGGCGGAAAAAAGGCGGTTTCCGTGGCCATATCCAACGACCACCAGGCCCGCCGCCTCACGCGCCTTTGCGAACGGCTTCAGGACAACAGGGACCTTGTCTATGAAGAGCCATCCTAG
- the gmhB gene encoding D-glycero-beta-D-manno-heptose 1,7-bisphosphate 7-phosphatase, with protein MKIVFCDRDGVINRDSDQYVKTWEEFEFLSGSLEALAMLKDAGFSLVIVTNQSILGRGMIAPETLSRTHENMAKAVREAGGGITDIFFCPHKPADGCECRKPKPGMILSAAKKYGIDPKDAFMIGDSAKDMDAAGRAGIGKTVLVATGNGLKARAECMEKNIRVDLFCDDLLAAAKWIASQNGA; from the coding sequence TTGAAGATCGTTTTTTGCGACCGGGACGGGGTGATAAACCGGGATTCGGACCAGTACGTCAAGACCTGGGAGGAATTCGAGTTTTTGAGCGGAAGCCTTGAGGCCCTGGCAATGTTGAAAGACGCGGGCTTTTCCCTGGTCATCGTCACCAACCAGTCCATTCTGGGCCGGGGCATGATAGCGCCTGAAACCCTTTCCCGAACCCACGAAAACATGGCTAAGGCCGTAAGAGAGGCGGGCGGCGGGATAACGGACATCTTCTTCTGTCCCCACAAGCCCGCAGACGGCTGCGAATGCCGAAAGCCAAAGCCGGGGATGATTCTTTCCGCCGCAAAAAAATACGGGATCGATCCGAAAGACGCCTTCATGATCGGCGACAGCGCCAAGGACATGGACGCGGCGGGCCGCGCGGGGATCGGAAAAACGGTTCTGGTGGCCACCGGAAACGGCCTTAAGGCCCGGGCCGAGTGCATGGAAAAAAACATCCGGGTGGATCTTTTCTGCGACGACCTTCTTGCTGCGGCAAAATGGATCGCAAGCCAAAACGGAGCCTGA
- a CDS encoding septal ring lytic transglycosylase RlpA family protein encodes MKHFRLLYKMAPKRLICISTCVLILTAMFWGCGTTSAPPPKAGYPKPYRIGNDWYQPIPDARGFAEQGVASWYGPDFHGKPTASGEIYDMFAMTAAHKTLPLGTRVRVTRKDDGRSVLVRINDRGPFVSGRIIDLSKAAATELGLVADGTAPVVMEAVAAPGGTSPDKVNVYYVGKFSIQVGSFKDPANAERMKSGLSEKYNDVHVVTAEVGGETFHRVRVGRSHTLDKAREFERVVHKKGYPQAFIVAE; translated from the coding sequence ATGAAGCATTTCCGCCTCTTGTATAAGATGGCCCCAAAGCGCCTCATTTGTATTTCAACATGCGTCCTAATTCTAACCGCCATGTTTTGGGGATGCGGAACAACTTCCGCCCCGCCCCCCAAGGCCGGTTATCCCAAGCCCTACCGCATAGGAAACGACTGGTACCAGCCCATTCCCGACGCGCGCGGTTTCGCCGAGCAGGGCGTGGCTTCCTGGTACGGGCCGGATTTTCACGGAAAGCCCACGGCCAGCGGTGAGATATACGACATGTTCGCCATGACCGCCGCCCACAAGACCCTTCCCCTGGGCACCCGCGTGAGGGTCACAAGGAAGGACGACGGCAGGAGCGTTCTGGTGCGCATAAACGATCGCGGCCCCTTTGTTTCCGGAAGGATAATCGATCTTTCCAAGGCTGCGGCCACGGAACTGGGCCTTGTGGCCGATGGGACCGCTCCCGTTGTCATGGAGGCCGTGGCCGCACCCGGCGGAACCTCGCCCGACAAGGTGAACGTGTATTACGTTGGCAAGTTCTCCATCCAGGTGGGGTCCTTCAAGGACCCGGCCAACGCGGAGAGGATGAAGAGCGGGCTTTCGGAAAAATACAACGACGTCCACGTGGTTACCGCCGAAGTCGGCGGGGAGACCTTTCACAGGGTGAGGGTCGGGAGAAGCCATACCCTGGACAAGGCCAGGGAGTTCGAGCGGGTGGTGCATAAAAAAGGATATCCGCAGGCCTTTATCGTCGCCGAATAA
- a CDS encoding acyltransferase family protein has translation MKLLSALKPNPGARVSSAYGRVMRKIRIDGDSLKNRNPYLIDALIPGIGWALSKYFRANVAGLERIPKGAALYVGNHNMCTFTMDTGIFYGAVYKARGLDDLPYALAHDFGVTVPFISHLAVMAGAIRASHENAHRVFAKGGKVLVYPGGELDSCRPFRNRNKIVFGGRTGYIRLALSENVPIVPVVTAGAQSVFIIIDDMPYVAKRLPIPRLFRTEVWPLTLSMPLGLTFGPPPLLIPWPSKILMEIMEPISFDRQGPEAAADEPYVRLCADKVETAMQAALSRLARERKQKQSRREAKS, from the coding sequence ATGAAACTCCTTTCCGCGTTAAAGCCGAATCCGGGAGCCAGGGTCTCTTCCGCTTATGGCCGCGTGATGAGGAAAATCCGCATTGACGGCGATTCCCTCAAAAACCGCAACCCGTATTTGATCGACGCGCTGATTCCGGGCATAGGTTGGGCGCTTTCAAAGTATTTCAGGGCGAACGTCGCGGGCCTGGAAAGAATACCCAAGGGAGCGGCCCTCTACGTGGGCAACCACAACATGTGCACCTTCACCATGGACACCGGGATTTTTTACGGCGCGGTGTACAAGGCCCGGGGGCTTGACGACCTGCCCTACGCCCTGGCCCATGATTTCGGCGTGACCGTGCCCTTTATCTCCCATCTTGCGGTAATGGCCGGGGCAATACGCGCAAGCCACGAAAACGCGCACAGGGTGTTCGCAAAAGGCGGCAAGGTGCTTGTCTATCCGGGCGGCGAGCTTGACTCGTGCCGGCCTTTCCGCAACCGCAACAAAATAGTTTTCGGCGGACGCACCGGCTACATCCGGCTTGCCCTTTCCGAAAACGTGCCCATAGTGCCGGTGGTCACAGCAGGGGCGCAGTCGGTCTTCATCATAATCGACGACATGCCCTACGTGGCGAAACGGCTGCCCATTCCAAGGCTTTTCAGGACCGAAGTGTGGCCCCTTACTCTTTCAATGCCCTTAGGGCTCACCTTCGGCCCGCCGCCCCTTTTGATACCCTGGCCGTCAAAAATTCTGATGGAAATCATGGAGCCCATTAGCTTCGACCGCCAAGGCCCCGAAGCCGCAGCCGACGAGCCTTACGTGCGCCTTTGCGCCGACAAGGTTGAAACCGCCATGCAGGCCGCCCTTTCCCGCCTTGCAAGGGAACGCAAACAGAAACAAAGCCGCCGGGAAGCCAAATCATGA
- a CDS encoding acyltransferase family protein: MSIYDLFKGKTRFDGDSMENRSETMIEWISTPVSFLLGKYFRAEVRGLSRIPQGAALYVGNHNMGMLSLDSFIFAAEAFRMHGINAVPYGLAHDAAMFLPLARDFIASFGGIRACHENAAKIFAAGKKAIVYPGGDVDALRPFKHRNRIVFGGRTGYVRLAISENVPIVPVVAAGAHSVYIILTDGRKIAKTLRFDKLFRSEVWPITLCLPWGLVIGPGLFFLPWPSKIIIEVMEPISFDRQGPEAASDDRYVRLCADKVETAMQATLSRLARERKQKGGRRGEKS; encoded by the coding sequence ATGTCCATCTACGATCTTTTCAAGGGCAAAACCCGCTTTGACGGCGATTCCATGGAAAACCGCTCGGAGACCATGATCGAGTGGATTTCCACGCCGGTGAGCTTTCTGCTTGGCAAATACTTCCGGGCGGAAGTAAGGGGCCTTTCTCGAATCCCCCAAGGCGCGGCCCTTTACGTGGGCAACCACAACATGGGGATGCTTTCGCTGGATTCCTTCATCTTCGCAGCCGAAGCATTCAGAATGCACGGCATAAACGCGGTTCCATACGGCCTGGCCCACGACGCCGCCATGTTCCTGCCCCTTGCCAGGGACTTCATAGCCTCCTTTGGCGGCATAAGGGCCTGCCACGAAAACGCGGCCAAAATATTCGCAGCCGGAAAAAAGGCCATAGTCTATCCGGGCGGAGACGTGGACGCGCTTAGGCCCTTCAAGCACAGAAACCGCATAGTCTTCGGGGGCCGCACCGGCTACGTGCGCCTGGCCATCTCGGAAAACGTGCCCATAGTGCCGGTTGTGGCCGCCGGGGCCCACTCGGTTTACATCATACTCACAGACGGCCGCAAAATCGCCAAAACCCTCAGGTTCGACAAGCTTTTTAGAAGCGAGGTCTGGCCAATCACCCTGTGCCTTCCCTGGGGGCTTGTAATTGGCCCCGGCCTCTTTTTTCTGCCCTGGCCCTCAAAGATTATAATCGAAGTCATGGAGCCCATCAGCTTCGACCGCCAAGGCCCCGAAGCCGCAAGCGACGACCGCTACGTGCGCCTTTGCGCCGACAAGGTGGAAACCGCCATGCAGGCCACCCTTTCCCGCCTTGCCAGGGAGCGCAAACAAAAGGGCGGACGCCGGGGCGAAAAATCATGA
- a CDS encoding amidophosphoribosyltransferase, translating into MEEFEKPREACGVFGVHNHEEAARLCYFGLYALQHRGQESAGIAVHRDDAIVSHKGMGLVSDVFSHHALSLLEGRTAIGQVRYSTTGGSVIANAQPFVVRHRKRSYAVAHNGNLVNAHTLRDELEKTGSIFQTTMDTEVFLHLFIKNLDSGLESALVKSASRVKGAYSFVMLTSEGELIGLRDPHGFRPLCLGRANGTWVLASETCALDLVGATFEREIEPGEIVIITDKGIRSISAGAAEKKAFCIFEYIYFARPDSDIMGHNVYEMRKAMGRILARESAPPADLVMPFPDSGNYAALGYCEQSKIPFEMGMIRNHYVGRTFIQPSQSMRDFGVRVKLNPVKNLLRDKRIIIVEDSIIRGTTARTRVKALRELGVKEIHMRVSCPPHRFACHYGIDFSTRGELVATDKTEQELADLLGLDSLHYLSHEGLLAATGEPDAKNLYCRACFDGRYPVDFDKSLTKDCLEC; encoded by the coding sequence ATGGAAGAATTCGAGAAGCCACGCGAAGCATGCGGAGTGTTCGGGGTCCACAACCACGAGGAAGCGGCCCGGTTATGCTATTTCGGGCTTTACGCCCTCCAGCACCGGGGCCAGGAATCGGCGGGCATAGCGGTTCACCGTGACGACGCCATCGTAAGCCACAAGGGCATGGGGCTTGTTTCCGACGTGTTCTCCCATCACGCCCTGTCCCTTCTGGAAGGCCGCACGGCCATAGGACAGGTGCGCTACTCCACCACCGGCGGCTCGGTCATCGCCAACGCCCAGCCCTTCGTGGTGCGCCACAGGAAGCGCTCCTACGCGGTGGCCCACAACGGCAACCTCGTAAACGCCCACACCCTCAGGGACGAGCTTGAAAAGACCGGCTCCATCTTCCAGACCACCATGGACACCGAGGTTTTCCTGCACCTTTTCATCAAGAACCTGGATTCCGGCCTTGAAAGCGCCCTGGTAAAAAGCGCGTCCAGGGTGAAGGGCGCTTATTCCTTCGTGATGCTCACAAGCGAAGGCGAGCTGATAGGGCTTAGGGACCCCCACGGGTTCCGGCCCCTGTGCCTTGGCCGTGCCAACGGAACATGGGTGCTGGCCTCGGAGACCTGCGCGCTCGATCTTGTGGGAGCCACCTTTGAGCGGGAAATCGAGCCCGGAGAAATCGTCATCATAACCGACAAGGGCATAAGAAGCATATCCGCCGGGGCAGCCGAAAAAAAGGCCTTCTGCATCTTCGAGTACATCTACTTCGCCCGGCCCGACTCCGACATCATGGGGCACAACGTCTACGAAATGCGCAAGGCAATGGGCCGCATTCTTGCAAGGGAGTCCGCGCCGCCTGCGGACCTTGTAATGCCCTTTCCAGATTCGGGCAACTACGCGGCCTTAGGCTACTGCGAGCAGTCGAAAATCCCCTTCGAGATGGGCATGATACGAAACCACTACGTGGGCCGCACCTTTATCCAGCCAAGCCAGAGCATGAGGGATTTCGGGGTCCGGGTGAAGCTGAACCCCGTCAAGAATCTGTTGCGGGACAAGCGCATAATAATCGTGGAGGATTCCATAATTCGCGGCACCACGGCCCGCACCCGCGTCAAGGCCCTTCGGGAGCTTGGGGTCAAGGAAATCCACATGCGGGTTTCCTGCCCGCCCCACCGCTTTGCCTGCCACTACGGCATCGACTTTTCCACGCGTGGCGAGCTTGTGGCAACCGACAAGACCGAGCAGGAACTGGCTGATCTCCTGGGCCTGGACAGCCTGCATTATCTCTCCCACGAAGGGCTTTTGGCCGCCACGGGCGAGCCCGACGCCAAAAACCTCTACTGCCGGGCCTGCTTCGACGGCCGCTACCCCGTGGACTTCGACAAGTCCCTCACCAAAGACTGCCTGGAGTGCTGA